A region of the Zootoca vivipara chromosome 3, rZooViv1.1, whole genome shotgun sequence genome:
ACAAAGAGTACCAATAATTTCCTTCACATATATATTGCTTCTGTGTAGGAAACTCCGTACACAGTGACATGGGGCAGACACACACGTCTGCTTTGGAGTGAGTAGTGCTGCACACTAACAACTTGGGCTTGCTGCAGTAATAGCCTTCGTGTACAAAACCGCTTTAGGGCATTTTGTTAACACTTGCAGCCTACACTTCTTCTTACCATCAGTTCTACTCTGACAGATTTTCACCATTACATATTAGCATAATACTTTGGAGACATTCCAGGGAACCTTAAAAGACAGTTTTAACAAGGATGAGACACTTGTAGGTTGTAAgcaaaaggtttgtttttttaaaaaaaaataatggacGTATTTCACTACTGTTATACACAGTTCATTTCATTATATTGTACTTGTCAGAGCATATCTAAAGTTTGTGTTCTATATTCGAAACAGTGTTGTCCTCTCAAGATTCTGTGACCCTTCAGAAAACTATGGATATTTAATATATGTAATGCAGTGCTATTGCAACATTTTCAATAAAGGAATTTATGCATTCATATGTTTGACGTgaaatttctctccccacccctgacttaaTAGTCAAAGGTGACAGAGCTGGGAGCACTAAAGGCTAGCTTGGCATATTTGATCTATAATACTTCAGAGGGATAATTCTTGACGTTTCCACTCAAACTTCTAAATGTTGGGTTTTCCTAGAAATTTCCTTTATCAAACTGCTAGTGACACAGTGGGCATTTGCTACATCTGGAACAAGAAGGCACTAGTTCTGGAATTTGGTAATGTGTAATAAATAGGCGAGAGTGTAGCTGGTACAAATGACAAAGGGATTACACATTCCTCACACTGAACTCTGAACCACTTTGAAACTCTGTTCGGAAAAATATTGTAGCTTGGATGCTGTGTGTCCAAGTGGCAGTGCTCCATATCACATCCAACCCATCTGCATATATGATCATTTTCACCTTGCCCCTGTGTGTCTGCCCTACTCACTAGTGGGGGATGCTTAATGAATCAAAAGCCATTGGAAATGAAGGAATCCTGTGTACCTTCCACACATAGGATTCGTATTCAACATCTTGCAAGGTAAGCAGCCCTTGCACATTGTGCAGTGTAGTCCTATGACCCATTTATTCAGAAACGAATTCAACTGAGTttaatgggatttatttccaagtaggCAGGCGTACTGGGGTCTTAATCACCTTTTCCACTCATAGCAATTTTGGTTTAATTTTGGTGAAGAAAGAGAACCCTTGGCGgcagggcaggatagaaatacaACAGTAAGCAAAGAGAACTTGTCTTTCGTTCCTTGTCTTTTTGCTCATTTGCCCAATCCATGGCAAtgttacccatagctgccaagtctcccgttttccccgggaaatccccgtttttccagctgttcctagctgaaaaaacggattttttgtttttccccagtttattctggcatggcggccatttgggaactgggcggagcatgctcggaagcgacttttgatgctgctctgcccagttccaaaatgcctgcagtgcgacttctggcgcggcggccattttggaactgggcaaagcagcatcaaaagtcacttctgagcatgctccgcccagttccaaaatggcgacagcgctacttccggtctgctatttccggcccggtcccttatttctctgacagcaacttggcaggtatgatgttACCTGCTCATTCTGTTGGGCAGGGACAGGGTTTCGCCCTTTTCCCTTTTGCCTCTCGCGCTCAATCCCTAGACATGTTACGGTACTTTCTCCTTTACAGTACTGCATGATTATGGCCCTTCCTCTCTGTGCACTAGGCAACAATTCTGGTCCACCACACCCTGACTATCTCTTGCTTAGACTACTGAAATATTCCGTTCTCTGGTCTTCCGTTGTTTCACGTCTAGCCAATCTGCTGATGCCCAAATCATCCACCTCTCTTGTTGCTCTGATCCTGCGACACCACTCCTTCCACTGCTGTACTGTATCTGCTTTCTTGCGCGCTCCTCGATCGGGCGCAAACTCCTTACCCTCGCCTTCCAAGCCCTCCCCAGTGATCATCTCTGCGTCGCGTCgtcggggcggggccaaggcgaGCGGACCGCCCTCCGCGCCGCGCCGCAGCCTGCGCTCCGCCTGCGCGCACCCGGGGTCGCCAAAGGGCGGAGTCGCCGGTGCGCCTGTCTCCCGAGGAccgctccgccccgtttcccCGGCCAAAGGCCGCCCGAGAGAAGGATCCCGATGGCCGGCGAGGAAGGAGGCAGCTCGGGCTCGTCTCCGGCGGCGGAGCCCAGTCCCGGCGGCGGAGAAGCTGGCGCGGCTGGCGGAGAGGGCGCTGGAGGCAGCGGCGGTGGTGGCGCTGCCTACGACGCCAAGTGCGTTTTCTGCCGGATCACGCACGGAGAGGAGGCGGGCACGGAGCTGCTGCCTTGCGAGGTGAGGCGCAGCGAGCGAAAGGGAGTCGGGCGGGTCCTTCACATCCTCACGTCCAAAGGCTGCAGCCGAGCCACGAAGTAGAGCTCAACTCGGGCTGGGGGCTCATCCAGTGCTAGGGACGGGagaatggactccaactcccatcagccccttccaGCGTGGCCAGTAGCCAGGgacgatgggatttgtagtccggCAACAGCTGCAAGGCCACTTCCCCGCCCGCCATCCCTTCAAATTCTAGCCCCGCTCAGCCCGTTTCCCACGGTGGGCAACCAACCCCGTATTCCCCACTCGGCTCCTTGCCCTCTTTCTTGGCAACTGccactggagctggaggttccattgAGGTTTTATGGCTAATAGTCATTGATAGACTTAGGTGAGAAACCTTTAAAGCCAGTGCCCATCACCAGGTCTTGCGTGCTTACtctttgattaaaaataaaataaaagagttaTGGATTTGAAGCTTTTAAGGTTGCGCCATTTCTGGTGCTGTTTGTTCTATGGGTTTTAGGCTGTTCCTCGTTTTATATTGTGCTAGGTTTTATGGCTGCATGATTTCTTTTGGGAAACTGCCCAGGAAGCTTTTTTCTACAAAAGCTTattaaatacacaaataaataaactgtgaTAGTGAAAAGAAGCTTGGCCTCTGGTTTTCAGCCCCAGCCCACATTCAATTCTGGATTTATTCTTAATGTTTGCACACCACTTCTCATCATAAATACCAGGATCAGTAACCTTAAGATAACATGAATTATTGTTTATATAATGACATCAATAGAATATATGTGCTTCTTAAGCAAACAGAGCGTTCTTACCCCCAATGTGCTAGAAATTTGGGGATGAAAACATGATTCATTTATCTCAGTCCTTTAAGTGCTAACACACTTCTGCTTCTCTCCCATTACCTCATCCTTTCACCCTTTGCTTTTCACACATCATCCTAATTGTGTTTCCCTCTTGTTGCAGCTATATGGTagtcaggttccccccccccccttttctccctgccTACTTAACCAGGGTTAATGGATAGTGGCATTttatggaaagaaaaataaatgagtgGGATTGGCCGATACTGCTGGAACATGGCTCTGATGGGACTAAAAATATAGCCTTCAAAATGTTGTTAGGTGTTGCTGCATGGTTTACATGCCACTTGCACAATTAATATTGTTTGTTGGTACTAGCTTGTTAGCATTACTTACTGACATGCATGGCTATCTCAGATGGGTACCTGCAAAACTGTTTCTTACATGATCTGCTATTATCAAGCTTttcttctctttattttttaGGATGAAGACTTGGTGTGCTTTAGAGATATCAGGCCTGGAGCTCCACATCATTATTTAGTGGTGCCAAAAAACCATATAGGAAATTGCAAGACTCTAAAGAGTGAGCATATACCATTAGGTAAGTCTGGACCGAGCACTCAGAATACTGGAACtgaaagtaaatgaataaaacataacAATGTTGAATGCAATTAGCTGCAAAACAAGAGTCTATATAATTAGCAGTTATTATGGATCTCAACAACTGGAGCCCTTGGATCCCATCTGTACCGCAAGTACTAccagcccccccctgccccccccattgctTACCAAGAGGTAGAAGGCGGTAGCTGTGGCAACTTGCAAGCAAACCCTTTGGGGGATTAATGAGGAGACATGTCCACCATCTTTTATCCTATTTCAAAGTGTCTCTTCCATGAAACTTGTTGCAGGATGGCCATTGACAAAGCAGTGGACTGGATCCTGTCAGATAtgggtcttttttttaaaaaaaaattattggtttTATAcagacaagacaaacaaaacatacaatgtagactctgtcccttcattttccctccacccaccagtccacttctgccaccagtagaacCCGCgggcgttgagaatcaaaggggccCCTTGTAAGCTGGGTTtaacctcccctctccctcctccccctcatcccctccctgccactgagaggacagtgATGGTGGAGCTCTGAGGTTTGGCTCTCCCCCAGCTGTTTCTTAAACACAACAATCAATTTAACAATACACAAcaaaaagacaaacaaaacaaaaaaagaaaaaaagaaaaaaagaaaaaaaagaaaaatacaataaaatatccaaTTCTTATTTTgttaacattataattgtgacttcttcgactctcttcctcctggttttcctaccttctttaattaattatggcgggttttcttttctaattcaaaatcttatatcttataatattaacttaatcctcctccttcttcatgctgccccccccccaagtcccctcctgccacaagagaaacCTGCGGGGCACAGCACTTCAAAGGATccattttttgtgtctgggtttccctccaccccctcctcccccctcagagcaccccctgccactaggTGCCTCCGAACAaggaggggaagacaggcagctctctacccAGACACCTATCTAATCACAGAAATATTCATACTTGTCTAAAATTTatttcctcaaccattcttctacctccctccagaaaactcttaaccttaaacttaaaaacactctccttctcctctcccactgcctttccccccattggatcagcatttcctttagcaagccaagatttcagaaaccgttgttTAGCAACCAaaaaataccttttaactaaaattatcaccccacaccagttctttcccacttccaactccaggcccttgtccccccctccccccgcctgtcccatccctcaataacaccactccacatttcagtctctccaggctCCTCATTTCCTTTAATCTTCATTTCGCTTTGGTTCTCATTGTCggcctcttcttcctttcccagtCCTTGTTTTACCTTGTCCAGGAAAAGTTTTTTATGGTCCAAATCAttttcctcaaattgttgctcctcacacccAGTCTCAAAATCAAAATTATCCTCTGTGTCCTGATCTTGAACCTCAATCTCCAAGGATGATGAATTAgaatgttgccgttccttgtatatatcctcccatatttgtaaatagttcagcacagcctcctggaaagctcaagagtactttgttttcatacttctcttaaccacaggcaggcagaagataggggacaaagggtgctggaaaattccttcctacaACACGGCTGCCTCCATCTTGGCTggtcttctcctttgtctttaactccatcacaAATCCACTCAAATCATAGTTCCAATAGCTTACTTCTATCTCATCTTCACATAAATTTTGCCATCCACAACCAATATAATGAATATTCTtaatcttttgacagcttgacagcttttgataGCTGTCAAAACACTTTTTCCTTATTAATGCTGAGCCTCAAGGGGTGCCAGCGTCTGGAGCTGAGAAGGGttagaaaagtctttctttctctcgggtccacagtcagATATGGGTCTTAACCAGTGTTTCTGTCATAGATCCTCTGGGCAGCCTTGACCCACCCATGTGCCATTTCAACTCTCTATATTTGATGTCCCACTCCCTGATGACTCCTGACTGATACCCTGTACCATCCACCTACACCCATTGCTGTGGAGATTTCACAGGACACGGACCACCCACATTTAAGCCTTGCAGGGTATAAAATGACTGTGTGTTGGTTTTTAATGGAAGCT
Encoded here:
- the HINT3 gene encoding adenosine 5'-monophosphoramidase HINT3 → MAGEEGGSSGSSPAAEPSPGGGEAGAAGGEGAGGSGGGGAAYDAKCVFCRITHGEEAGTELLPCEDEDLVCFRDIRPGAPHHYLVVPKNHIGNCKTLKSEHIPLVERMMAAGKTVLQRNKFNDLNDIRLGFHWPPFCSIAHLHLHVLAPASQLGFLSRMVYRINSYWFITAEQLLERLKAESATI